The Spodoptera frugiperda isolate SF20-4 chromosome 9, AGI-APGP_CSIRO_Sfru_2.0, whole genome shotgun sequence genome contains a region encoding:
- the LOC118271484 gene encoding mucin-1 isoform X31, whose amino-acid sequence MRIAALIALVQLSLATAVSDEPKTLTAVELNRELSGDNVLSPFYESSEDAGVTFIRGSRAADSPLSPDIDVQCSGNYIDVTVEFADVFDGIIYSKGYLNDPKCKYVSLGNSQSRYSFRVPLNGCGSRPLCNACGTIDNVLVFQADDLLQGPQDFARKVSCARTSLEVSTGVTASREEHTLKLKPFMVDMLDVVAVEGPAGGVECWMDIQVGVFPNTTPLKNSIKIGEYLTILVYLKDVRNQFSLKIHDCWAYDNENYDGPSTNKIQLTDKNGCPKKKKLIDFWQKTTNTGKSGATLIAYSKVSAFRFPETDQVYLTCNVELCTNNCDSNCGTTEISTTIKPSQCYPGSRDPGCQRITVEPQLKCYPGSLDPRCPQQPTPTTPQLSELTTLRDRRISLPTVIADKYTTTTTPEPPRCFPGSTDPRCPKPTTPEPPRCFPGSTDPRCPKPTTPEPPRCFPGSTDPRCPKPTTPEPPRCFPGSTDPRCPKPTTPEPPRCFPGSTDPRCPKPTTPEPPRCYPGSPDPRCPQPPRPTTLTPPTYLPPVTPELKCYPGSSDPRCPQPTTPAPPKCFPGSTDPRCPKPTTPAPPNCYPGNTDPRCPKPTTPAPPRCFPGSTDPRCPKPTTPEPPRCYPGSTDPRCPKPTTPEPPRCYPGSTDPRCPKPTTPEPPRCYPGSTDPRCPKPTTPEPPRCYPGSTDPRCPKPTTPEPPRCYPGSTDPRCPKPTTPEPPRCYPGSTDPRCPKPTTPEPPRCYPGSTDPRCPKPTTPEPPRCYPGSTDPRCPKPTTPKPVCYPGSPDPKCPQPPRPTTLTPPTYLPPVTPELKCYPGSSDPRCPQPTTPAPPKCFPGSTDPRCPKPTTPAPPNCYPGNTDPRCPKPTTPAPPRCFPGSTDPRCPKPTTPEPPRCYPGSTDPRCPKPTTPEPPRCYPGSTDPRCPKPTTPEPPRCYPGSNDPRCPKPTTPAPPNCYPGNTDPRCPKPTTPAPPRCFPGSTDPRCPKPTTPKPVCYPGSPDPKCPQPPRPTTLTPPTYLPPVTPALKCYPGSTDPRCPKPTTPEPPRCFPGSTDPRCPKPTTPAPPNCFPGSTDPRCPKPTTPAPPNCYPGNTDPRCPKPTTPAPPRCFPGSTDPRCPKPTTPEPPRCFPGSTDPRCPKPTTPEPPRCFPGSNDPRCPKPTTPAPPRCFPGSTDPRCPKPTTPEPPRCFPGSNDPRCPKPTTPKPVCYPGSPDPKCPQPPRPTTLTPPTYLPPVTPALKCYPGSTDPRCPKPTTPEPPRCYPGSTDPRCPKPTTPEPPRCYPGSTDPRCPKPTTPAPPRCYPGSTDPRCPKPTTPEPPRCFPGSTDPRCPKPTTPAPPRCFPGSTDPRCPKPTTPEPPRCYPGSTDPRCPKPTTPEPPRCYPGSTDPRCPKPTTPAPPRCYPGSTDPRCPKPTTPEPPRCFPGSTDPRCPKPTTPAPPKCFPGSTDPRCPKPTTPEPPRCFPGSNDPRCPKPTTPKPVCYPGSPDPKCPQPPRPTTLTPPTYLPPVTPALKCYPGSTDPRCPKPTTPESPRCFPGSTDPRCPKPTTPAPPKCFPGSTDPRCPKPTTPEPPRCYPGSTDPRCPKPTTPEPPRCYPGSTDPRCPKPTTPEPPRCYPGSTDPRCPKPTTPEPPRCYPGSTDPRCPKPTTPEPPRCYPGSTDPRCPKPTTPEPPRCYPGSTDPRCPKPTTPEPPRCYPGSTDPRCPKPTTPEPPRCYPGSTDPRCPKPTTPEPPRCYPGSTDPRCPKPTTPEPPRCYPGSTDPRCPKPTTPEPPRCYPGSTDPRCPKPTTPAPPRCYPGSTDPRCPKPEPPTPSSCYPGSRDPKCPQPFAPASTNPPSTYLPPFPEENEIKSSRVSRLATKDTNEDNVNDYIDSFDFKRTEPRSRKVRDVFGSSESAAFATSGTAIIYIAMGSAVAMIMSITLAIYMYKKNKLRTASVNTTAQSPC is encoded by the exons CTGTCGCTCGCTACAGCTGTTTCAGATGAACCAAAAACGCTCACAGCGGTTGAGCTGAACCGCGAGTTGTCCGGAGACAATGTGCTCTCGCCTTTCTACGAAAGTAGTGAGGATGCTGGGGTCACGTTCATAAGAGGATCAAGGGCGGCTGACTCGCCCTTGTCTCCTGATATCGACGTGCAATGCTCAGGCAACTATATCGACGTCACTGTTGAGTTCGCTGACGTTTTCGATGGCATCATTTACAGTAAGGGTTACTTAAATGACCCGAAGtgcaa ATATGTGTCATTGGGCAACAGTCAGTCTCGGTACTCATTCAGAGTGCCACTGAATGGCTGTGGCTCCCGACCTCTCTGCAATGCATGTGGTACCATCGACAACGTACTTGTGTTCCAAGCTGACGACTTGTTGCAAGGACCTCAGGACTTCGCTCGCAAG GTGTCATGTGCCCGCACTTCCCTGGAAGTGTCGACTGGAGTGACGGCGTCCAGAGAAGAGCATACTCTCAAGCTAAAACCTTTCATGGTTGACATGCTTGATGTGGTTGCAGTCGAAGGACCCGCCGGAGGAGTTGAATGCTGGATGGACATCCAAGTAGGAGTCTTTCctaat aCCACTCCACTGAAGAACTCGATCAAAATTGGAGAATACTTGACAATCCTTGTGTATCTCAAGGATGTAAGAAACCAGTTCAGCCTTAAAATACACGATTGCTGGGCTTATGACAACGAAAACTACGATGGTCCTAGTACCAACAAGATTCAACTGACTGACAAGAACGGTTGTCCCAA GAAGAAAAAGCTGATTGATTTCTGGCAGAAAACTACAAACACAGGCAAGAGCGGTGCCACTTTAATTGCCTACAGCAAAGTGAGCGCTTTCCGATTCCCTGAAACCGACCAAGTCTACCTAACGTGTAACGTcgag CTATGCACAAACAACTGCGACTCGAACTGCGGTACCACGGAAATTTCTACAACGATCAAACCATCACAATGCTACCCTGGATCGCGTGATCCTGGATGTCAACGCATCACGGTTGAACCACAACTGAAGTGTTACCCTGGCTCACTTGATCCCAGATGTCCTCAACAGCCAACACCGACGACACCACAACTTTCAGAGCTCACTACACTACGTGATCGGAGGATTTCGTTGCCAACAGTTATTGCCGACAAATATACGACTACTACCACTCCTGAGCCACCACGCTGCTTCCCAGGCTCCACTGACCCCAGATGTCCCAAGCCCACAACTCCTGAACCACCAAGGTGCTTCCCAGGTAGCACTGACCCAAGGTGCCCCAAACCAACTACTCCTGAGCCACCACGCTGCTTCCCAGGTTCCACTGACCCCAGATGTCCCAAGCCCACAACTCCTGAACCACCAAGGTGCTTCCCAGGTAGCACTGACCCAAGGTGCCCCAAACCAACTACTCCTGAGCCACCACGCTGCTTCCCTGGCTCAACTGACCCTAGATGTCCTAAGCCAACGACTCCTGAACCTCCACGATGCTACCCGGGTTCACCTGATCCGAGATGTCCACAGCCACCTCGACCTACAACCTTAACGCCACCGACATATTTACCACCAGTAACGCCTGAATTAAAATGCTATCCAGGTTCATCAGACCCTAGGTGTCCACAACCAACCACCCCAGCTCCTCCAAAATGTTTCCCAGGCAGCACAGACCCCAGGTGCCCGAAACCTACAACACCAGCACCTCCTAACTGTTACCCTGGAAACACTGACCCACGTTGCCCTAAGCCAACAACTCCAGCACCACCCAGATGTTTCCCAGGTAGCACTGACCCCAGATGTCCCAAGCCAACGACCCCTGAGCCACCACGTTGCTACCCAGGATCGACTGACCCCAGATGTCCTAAGCCAACGACTCCTGAGCCACCACGTTGCTACCCTGGATCGACTGACCCCAGATGTCCAAAGCCAACGACTCCTGAGCCACCACGTTGCTACCCTGGATCGACTGACCCCAGATGTCCAAAGCCAACGACTCCTGAGCCACCACGTTGCTACCCTGGATCGACTGACCCCAGATGTCCCAAACCAACGACTCCTGAGCCACCACGTTGCTACCCTGGATCGACTGACCCCAGATGTCCAAAGCCAACGACTCCTGAGCCACCACGTTGCTACCCTGGATCGACTGACCCCAGATGTCCAAAGCCAACGACTCCTGAACCACCACGTTGCTACCCTGGATCGACTGACCCCAGATGTCCCAAGCCAACGACCCCTGAGCCACCACGTTGCTACCCTGGATCGACTGACCCCAGATGTCCCAAACCAACCACGCCTAAACCAGTCTGCTACCCGGGTTCTCCGGATCCTAAATGTCCCCAACCACCACGCCCGACAACCTTAACTCCTCCCACTTATTTACCACCAGTAACGCCTGAATTGAAATGCTATCCAG GTTCATCAGACCCTAGGTGTCCACAACCAACCACCCCAGCTCCTCCAAAATGTTTCCCAGGCAGCACAGACCCCAGGTGCCCGAAACCTACAACACCAGCACCTCCTAACTGTTACCCTGGAAACACTGACCCACGTTGCCCTAAGCCAACAACTCCAGCACCACCCAGATGTTTCCCAGGTAGTACTGACCCCAGATGTCCCAAGCCAACGACCCCTGAGCCACCACGTTGCTACCCTGGATCGACTGACCCCAGATGTCCTAAGCCAACGACTCCTGAGCCCCCACGTTGCTACCCTGGATCGACTGACCCCAGATGTCCCAAGCCAACGACCCCTGAGCCACCACGTTGCTACCCTGGATCAAATGACCCCAGATGTCCAAAGCCAACCACACCCGCACCGCCAAACTGTTACCCTGGAAACACCGACCCGCGTTGTCCAAAACCAACAACCCCTGCCCCACCACGGTGCTTCCCTGGCTCAACTGACCCCAGATGTCCAAAGCCAACCACACCCAAACCAGTCTGCTACCCGGGTTCTCCGGATCCTAAATGTCCCCAACCACCACGCCCGACAACCTTAACTCCACCCACTTATTTACCACCAGTGACGCCGGCACTTAAATGTTACCCCGGTTCTACCGATCCCAGATGCCCTAAGCCAACAACTCCCGAACCCCCACGGTGCTTCCCTGGATCCACTGACCCGCGCTGCCCAAAACCTACAACTCCAGCACCCCCAAATTGCTTCCCAGGCAGTACTGATCCTAGATGTCCTAAACCCACTACGCCTGCACCACCAAATTGTTACCCTGGAAACACCGACCCGCGTTGTCCAAAACCAACGACTCCTGCTCCACCCAGGTGCTTCCCTGGCTCAACTGACCCTAGATGTCCTAAGCCAACGACACCTGAGCCACCACGGTGCTTCCCGGGATCAACTGACCCCAGGTGTCCCAAGCCTACGACACCTGAACCACCGCGGTGTTTCCCTGGATCAAATGACCCCAGGTGTCCTAAGCCAACAACCCCTGCTCCACCAAGGTGCTTCCCTGGCTCAACTGACCCCAGATGTCCCAAACCTACGACACCTGAACCACCACGATGCTTCCCTGGATCAAATGACCCCAGGTGTCCTAAGCCAACAACGCCAAAACCAGTCTGCTACCCGGGTTCTCCCGATCCTAAATGTCCCCAACCACCACGCCCAACAACTTTAACTCCTCCCACTTATTTGCCACCAGTGACACCCGCTCTCAAATGCTATCCTGGTTCTACTGACCCTAGATGTCCCAAGCCAACGACTCCCGAGCCCCCACGTTGCTACCCTGGATCGACTGACCCCAGATGTCCCAAACCAACGACTCCTGAGCCACCACGTTGCTACCCTGGATCAACTGATCCCAGATGTCCCAAGCCAACGACTCCTGCTCCACCAAGGTGCTACCCAGGTAGTACCGATCCAAGATGTCCTAAGCCAACGACACCCGAACCACCTCGATGCTTCCCCGGAAGCACGGACCCACGTTGTCCCAAACCAACAACCCCTGCTCCACCAAGGTGCTTCCCTGGTTCAACTGACCCTAGATGTCCCAAGCCAACGACTCCCGAGCCCCCACGTTGCTACCCTGGATCGACTGACCCCAGATGTCCCAAACCAACGACTCCTGAGCCACCACGTTGCTACCCTGGATCAACTGATCCCAGATGTCCCAAGCCAACGACTCCTGCTCCACCAAGGTGCTACCCAGGTAGTACCGATCCAAGATGTCCTAAGCCAACGACACCCGAACCACCTCGATGCTTCCCCGGAAGCACGGACCCACGTTGTCCCAAACCAACAACCCCTGCTCCACCAAAGTGCTTCCCTGGCTCAACTGATCCTAGATGTCCTAAGCCAACGACACCTGAGCCACCACGGTGCTTCCCTGGATCAAATGACCCCAG GTGTCCTAAGCCAACAACGCCTAAACCAGTCTGCTACCCGGGTTCTCCAGATCCTAAATGTCCCCAACCACCACGCCCGACAACCTTAACTCCTCCCACTTATTTACCACCAGTGACGCCGGCACTTAAATGTTACCCCGGTTCTACCGATCCTAGATGCCCTAAGCCAACGACACCCGAATCACCTCGATGCTTCCCTGGGAGCACGGACCCACGTTGTCCCAAACCAACAACCCCTGCTCCACCAAAGTGCTTCCCTGGATCGACTGACCCCAGATGTCCCAAGCCAACGACTCCTGAACCACCACGTTGCTACCCTGGATCGACTGACCCCAGATGTCCCAAGCCAACGACTCCTGAACCACCACGTTGCTACCCTGGATCGACTGACCCTAG ATGTCCCAAGCCAACGACCCCTGAGCCACCACGTTGCTACCCTGGATCGACTGACCCTAG ATGTCCCAAGCCAACGACTCCTGAACCACCACGTTGCTACCCTGGATCGACTGACCCCAGATGTCCCAAACCAACGACTCCTGAGCCACCACGTTGCTACCCAGGATCAACTGACCCCAGATGTCCCAAGCCAACGACTCCTGAGCCACCACGTTGCTACCCAGGATCGACTGACCCCAGATGTCCCAAGCCAACGACCCCTGAGCCACCACGTTGCTACCCAGGATCGACTGACCCCAGATGTCCCAAGCCAACGACTCCTGAGCCACCACGTTGCTACCCTGGATCGACTGACCCCAGATGTCCCAAGCCAACGACTCCTGAGCCACCACGTTGCTACCCTGGATCGACTGACCCCAGATGTCCCAAACCAACGACTCCTGAGCCACCACGTTGCTACCCTGGATCGACTGACCCCAGATGTCCCAAGCCAACGACTCCTGAGCCCCCACGTTGCTACCCTGGATCGACTGACCCCAGATGTCCCAAGCCAACGACCCCTGCGCCACCACGTTGCTACCCTGGATCAACTGACCCTAGGTGTCCCAAACCGGAACCTCCAACCCCCAGTTCTTGTTATCCAGGATCAAGGGATCCAAAGTGCCCACAGCCGTTTGCTCCAGCTAGCACTAACCCACCTTCAACTTATTTGCCACCATTCCCAGAAGAAAATGAAATCAAATCTTCTAGAGTCAGCAGATTAGCAACTAAGGACACTAATGAAGATAACGTCAACGATTATATAG ATTCGTTCGATTTCAAGCGAACAGAACCAAGATCAAGAAAAGTTCGTGACGTATTTGGTAGCAGCGAAAGTGCTGCCTTTGCAACAAGTGGCACTGCCATCATATACATTGCCATGGGATCAGCTGTAGCAATGATCATGTCAATCACACTTGCCATTTATAtgtacaagaaaaataaactaagaacTGCGTCTGTAAACACAACTGCGCAAAGCCCctgttaa